A single genomic interval of Paralichthys olivaceus isolate ysfri-2021 chromosome 7, ASM2471397v2, whole genome shotgun sequence harbors:
- the LOC109624045 gene encoding serine/threonine-protein kinase WNK1-like isoform X4, producing the protein MSEKPDDKMVKFLAPPQKSGNGPSSGSDSMMSECRPTADVRRRHHTMERDRCNPEHRFLRRSVISDSNATALALPLPSKIPIPAPQRVHLREAVPQQQQATAAYLPRTETSLAQNEKSADSGRGVVEGKDIEIAKVEVVPLDREPANIRDICDGEVVVAVSLSVPSLASEVPSQTETEITTEVKAHHEEEGEEEDKDSAKARAEAEQREAEKKVQDDIEEAETKAVGTSPDGRFLKFDIEIGRGSFKTVYKGLDTETTVEVAWCELQDRKLSKTERQRFKEEAGMLKGLQHPNIVRFYDSWEGPSKGRKCIVLVTELMTSGTLKTYLKRFKVMKIKVLRSWCRQILKGLHFLHTRAPPIIHRDLKCDNIFITGPTGSVKIGDLGLATLKRASFAKSVIGTPEFMAPEMYEEKYDESVDVYAFGMCMLEMATSEYPYSECQNAAQIYRRVTSGVKPGSFDKVAIPEVKEIIEGCIRQNKDERYSIKDLLNHAFFQEDTGVRVELAEEDDGEMEAIKLWLRIEDVKKLKGKYKDNEAIEFSFDLNKDVPEDVAQEMVESGYVCEGDHKTIAKAIKDRVSLISRKRAQRQQVRENQEKRRLEEEQQSQLPPAQQPGQLTSTEVPQPQPMPQTASFVPPQPHQHNPQMSAQPASQNLASSNYNTTQSNQLTGMAQVIPFVPQSTGQVPVQGQSVATIQPESEELEADQHKQPQHTGGVGHIGDRVPNSTILPEAQPPQPGISYSSPPSQHPQPPVSCLPTQNEQMQQQQLSVVQPQIQGVQSEVVPLTPTNQSVPGAPPQIPTQQVMIPPSSQSSAPQQQQQQQQQQQQQQQQQQQQQQQQQQPESSSALPQAQTGAQQLQASVCVSQLTPAELPAGSSALILPSVESCLSDAASGLSDGNDGSSTSGGRHEGRSMKRHQRRSVRSRSRHEKIAKAKLNVLSISNVGDRVAECQLETHNRKMVTFKFDLDGDNPEEIAKIMVESEFILECERESFIEQVREVIEMADEKGEGIKEAFPQMCDLQQKPELSVPMLPGISPSTTAQVVHSAGRRFIVSPVPESRLKEQFFGVSSANTSFGDEPASALPMTLGLSLSAPSGTLQQAFSNIKQSRIVRGNTIDPPSSEQEPATIPSTEAGLGPSSTNILAPPPEAVASTTSTTFPPVSLPSSVTSPLPPSTGRVSPPPISTQTQTPVAVTSDPSPPPHSSNETPSSQVPSPAPNIPPSSSTISPPSAQTSVPAVPGPQPNSNSVSSVAGVPSTSTSTAPASEQQPFNGAVASSQPMNSSIHPPQQPPPSSSTAQNQVQAQPVEGEGAELQSKATGRDDIQALDKKLRSLFKDQSTASTSLDPSQNTGTSSPPTGTASPPPGTVMVPPSNLPLASGVQGVLGPTTTPGQSMTPGGHTHTPPTKPRAQTLPTGFDQAATPPSDIIPPFPGPNQSHQPLGNLDAQLRRALSPETVQGGNRAQPPAAGFTLGRFQVSVPDPSSVVSSSSLTPSSTTSSSSSSSSSSPSSPENTLHRSSTLCKEAIETDGINGASSLSAGRAGPPTTIGRFQVSTSSNATSGPSTGSKVGRFSVTVTPATGSSPSHGSSRKNGTSSSTSDPHNAHTHYSSDNDDDSEAEDEALQKEIGHLREKHISEIQALHSRQKEEIEALFTRMGKNAPPAFSPPVAMTGGRRRLKSKSHKSARSSGQPSPMHSGSPQKQSTPSAPGVSEMTTEASQAVGRSSIQQLRSSPSMPSLSSYSTGSTGTSSINGSGHCQNLSPLLTQATGPTPSTSQTQKGKGTFTDDLHQLVDNWARDAISLSHCKRGPKTGAQAAQAHDIIPPANMGRKFSAPGYLCPSLPTPSNATSTTTTHLPTPANPSVALGPRKGSLGPVAPGFGYSSAQYSAPQWAGPTGTCQVSMLNPAQPLTQYQPPTTAPVTTMHQGYHMGTTPAPPKTVSHGGSNLRPT; encoded by the exons ATGTCGGAAAAGCCAGATGATAAAATGGTGAAGTTCCTGGCTCCCCCCCAGAAGAGTGGAAACGGCCCCAGTTCTGGTTCTGATTCAATGATGAGTGAGTGCCGCCCGACAGCTGATGTGAGACGGCGGCATCACACCATGGAGCGTGATCGATGCAACCCTGAACACCGTTTCTTGCGTCGCAGTGTCATCAGTGATTCCAATGCTACAGCACTGGCCCTCCCTTTACCCAGCAAGATCCCCATCCCTGCTCCCCAACGGGTTCACCTACGTGAAGCCgtccctcagcagcagcaggctacTGCTGCTTATTTGCCCCGGACTGAAACAAGTTTAGCTCAGAATGAAAAGTCTGCTGATAGTGGCAGAGGAGTAGTGGAAGGAAAAGATATAGAAATAGCTAAGGTGGAAGTAGTGCCTTTAGACCGGGAGCCTGCCAATATACGAGATATCTGTGACGGAGAGGTGGTGGTAGCAGTGTCACTCTCTGTACCAAGTTTGGCAAGTGAAGTGCCAAgtcaaacagaaactgaaatcACCACAGAAGTGAAGGCACATCATGAAGAagagggggaagaagaagataaGGATTCTGCTAAGGCACGTGCAGAGGCTGAGCAGAGAGAAGCTGAGAAAAAAGTGCAGGATGACATCGAAGAGGCAGAGACCAAAGCAGTAGGAACATCACCAGATGGGCGTTTCCTCAAGTTTGACATCGAAATTGGACGTGGCTCTTTCAAGACCGTCTACAAGGGCTTGGACACTGAGACCACAGTGGAGGTGGCTTGGTGTGAGCTGCAG GATCGTAAGCTGTCAAAGACAGAGCGGCAGCGCTTTAAGGAGGAAGCAGGGATGTTAAAGGGACTGCAGCATCCCAACATTGTCCGTTTTTACGACTCCTGGGAGGGACCCTCCAAAGGCAGGAAGTGTATTGTTCTGGTCACGGAACTCATGACATCTGGCACACTCAAAAC ATATCTGAAGCGTTTCAAAGTGATGAAAATTAAAGTGCTGCGGAGCTGGTGTAGACAAATCCTCAAgggtcttcacttcctccataCTCGGGCTCCCCCAATCATCCACAGGGACCTTAAGTGTGACAACATTTTCATCACAGGCCCAACAGGATCTGTCAAGATTGGAGACCTGGGACTGGCCACACTCAAGCGAGCATCCTTTGCCAAGAGTGTTATAG GTACCCCTGAGTTCATGGCGCCTGAGATGTATGAGGAGAAGTACGACGAGTCAGTGGATGTGTATGCCTTTGGAATGTGCATGCTGGAGATGGCCACCTCAGAGTACCCTTACTCAGAGTGCCAGAATGCTGCACAGATCTACCGCAGAGTTACCAGC GGGGTGAAGCCGGGCAGCTTCGACAAGGTGGCCATTCCGGAAGTGAAGGAGATCATCGAGGGCTGTATTCGCCAGAACAAGGATGAGAG GTATTCAATCAAGGACCTTCTGAACCATGCGTTCTTCCAGGAGGACACAGGGGTGCGCGTGGAGTTGGCagaagaggatgatggagagatggaggctATCAAGTTGTGGCTGAGAATTGAGGATGTAAAGAAACTCAAGGGGAAGTACAAAGACAACGAAGCTATTGAGTTTTCTTTTGACCTCAACAAAGATGTCCCAGAAGATGTGGCTCAGGAAATG GTTGAGTCTGGGTATGTGTGTGAAGGTGACCACAAGACCATTGCGAAGGCCATAAAGGACAGGGTGTCTCTAATCAGTCGCAAGAGAGCGCAGAGGCAGCAG GTCAGAGAAAATCAAGAGAAGAGACGGctggaagaggagcagcagagtcaGTTGCCGCCTGCACAGCAACCAGGCCAACTCACCAGCACGGAGGTGCCTCAGCCCCAGCCGATGCCTCAGACTGCGTCTTTTGTCCCTCCACAACCACACCAACACAATCCACAAATGTCTGCTCAACCTGCATCTCAGAACCTTGCCAGTTCGAACTATAACACTACTCAATCAAACCAACTGACTGGCATGGCTCAAGTGATCCCTTTTGTGCCCCAGTCAACTGGGCAAGTCCCAGTTCAGGGTCAGAGTGTGGCCACCATCCAGCCGGAGTCAGAGGAGCTAGAAGCCGACCAACACAAACAGCCTCAGCACACTGGAGGAG TTGGTCACATTGGAGACAGAGTACCTAATTCCACCATCCTGCCTGAGGCCCAGCCTCCTCAGCCTGGAATATCCTACAGCTCCCCTCCCAGTCAGCACCCTCAGCCCCCAGTGTCGTGCCTGCCGacacaaaatgaacaaatgcaacagcagcagttgtCAGTG GTTCAACCCCAGATTCAAGGTGTCCAGTCTGAAGTCGTTCCTCTCACACCTACAAACCAGTCCGTCCCCGGGGCACCTCCACAG ATTCCCACCCAGCAAGTGATGATCCCCCCATCATCTCAGTCATCTGccccccaacaacaacaacaacagcagcaacaacagcagcagcagcagcaacaacaacaacaacagcagcagcagcagcagcagccagagagCAGCTCCGCTCTACCACAGGCTCAGACTGGAGCCCAGCAGCTACAG gcctctgtgtgtgtatctcagtTAACACCAGCCGAGCTGCCAGCTGGATCTTCAGCTCTGATTCTACCATCTGTAGAAAG CTGCCTGTCAGATGCAGCTTCTGGTCTTAGTGACGGCAATGATGGAAGTTCTACATCAGGAGGACGTCATGAGGGGCGCTCAATGAAGCGTCACCAGAGACGATCCGTGCGCAGCCGCTCCCGCCATGAGAAGATTGCAAAGGCTAAACTGAACGTTCTCAGT ATCTCGAACGTGGGTGACAGAGTTGCAGAGTGTCAGCTGGAAACCCACAACAGGAAGATGGTGACCTTCAAATTTGACCTTGATGGTGATAATCCAGAGGAGATTGCAAAGATCATG GTTGAGAGTGAGTTCATCTTAGAGTGTGAGCGGGAGTCTTTCATCGAGCAGGTCCGTGAAGTCATAGAAATGGCTGATGAGAAAGGAGAAGGGATCAAGGAAGCTTTTCCACAG ATGTGTGACCTCCAACAAAAGCCTGAGTTGTCTGTTCCCATGCTGCCAG GTATTTCCCCCAGTACGACAGCGCAGGTAGTTCATTCAGCAGGACGAAGATTCATCGTCAGTCCGGTGCCAGAGTCTCGTCTTAAAGAGCAGTTCTTTGGAGTTTCTTCTGCAAATACATCATTTGGAGATGAACCTGCCTCTG ctcTCCCTATGACACTGGGCctttctctgtctgctcccTCCGGGACCCTCCAGCAGGCCTTCAGTAACATTAAGCAGTCTCGTATAGTGAGAGGCAACACCATTGACCCCCCTTCTTCTGAGCAAGAGCCAGCCACCATCCCGTCCACTGAGGCTGGACTCGGCCCGAGTTCTACCAATATCCTGGCTCCTCCTCCGGAAGCCGTAGCTTCCACCACCAGCACTACTTTCCCTCCTGTGTCTCTCCCTTCTTCTGTGACATCCCCACTGCCTCCCTCCACTGGGAGGGTCTCCCCTCCACCTATATCCACGCAGACCCAAACTCCCGTTGCTGTCACCAGTGATCCCAGTCCACCCCCTCATTCTTCTAATGAAACACCCTCCTCACAAGTTCCATCACCAGCTCCCAACATCCCTCCCTCATCCTCTACCATTTCTCCTCCATCAGCGCAGACCTCCGTCCCCGCAGTACCTGGGCCTCAGCCGAATAGTAATTCTGTCTCTTCTGTTGCTGGAGTTCCATCTACCAGTACTAGTACTGCCCCGGCTTCAGAGCAGCAGCCTTTTAATGGTGCTGTTGCATCTTCTCAGCCCAtgaattcatccatccatccaccacAGCAACCACCGCCCTCCTCATCCACTGCTCAGAATCAGGTCCAAGCTCAGCcggtggagggagagggggcTGAGCTCCAGTCAAAGGCCACTGGTAGAGATGACATCCAAGCTCTGGATAAGAAGCTCCGGTCCCTCTTTAAAGACCAGAGCACCGCCTCAACGTCATTGGATCCTAGTCAGAACACAGgaacctcctctcctcccactggGACTGCTTCCCCTCCACCTGGAACAGTCATGGTGCCTCCATCAAACCTTCCTCTCGCGTCTGGGGTACAAGGGGTTCTTGGCCCTACAACCACCCCAGGACAGAGTATGACCCCAGGAGGACATACCCATACCCCCCCAACAAAGCCCAGGGCACAG ACTTTACCTACTGGTTTTGATCAAGCTGCTACACCTCCCTCTGACATCATACCACCGTTTCCTGGACCAAATCAG TCTCATCAACCTCTGGGTAATTTGGATGCACAGTTGAGGAGAGCTCTGAGCCCAGAGACAGTTCAGGGGGGTAACAGAGCAcagcctccagcagcaggttTCACTCTGGGACGTTTCCAA gtaTCTGTTCCAGATCCCTCCAGCgttgtttcctcttcctccctcacgCCGTCCtctaccacctcctcctcctcctcttcttcctcttcctccccctcaaGTCCAGAAAATACCCTCCACCGGTCATCCACTCTGTGTAAAGAAGCTATTGAAACTGATGGTATAAACGGAGCCTCGTCTCTCTCTGCTGGTCGGGCCGGTCCACCCACCACCATTGGACGCTTCCAAGTGTCCACGAGCAGCAATGCCACATCTGGACCCAGCACCGGCTCTAAAGTGGGAAGATTTTCAGTCACAG TGACTCCAGCTACAGGCTCCAGCCCATCACACGGCTCCAGTAGGAAGAACGGAACCTCATCTTCCACCTCTGACCCACataatgcacatacacattacAGTAGCGACAATGATGACGACTCTGAGGCTGAGGATGAGGCTTTGCAGAAAGAAATTGGCCATCTAAGAGAGAA ACATATAAGCGAGATTCAGGCCTTACATTCGCGCCAGAAAGAGGAGATTGAGGCTCTGTTTACGCGAATGGGAAAAAATGCTCCTCCTGCCTTCTCCCCTCCTGTGGCCATGACTGGAGGTCGACGTAGGCTGAAAAGCAAAAGCCACAAATCAGCTCGCAGCAGTGGACAGCCCAGTCCCATGCACTCAG GATCCCCTCAAAAGCAAAGTACTCCCTCTGCACCAGGGGTCTCAGAAATGACAACAGAGGCATCACAAGCAGTTGGCAGGTCGTCCATACAGCAGCTCCGATCCTCTCCGTCCATGCCCAGCCTCAGTAGCTACTCCACAG GATCGACTGGGACCAGCTCCATAAACGGTTCAGGCCACTGTCAGAACCTTTCACCTTTGCTGACCCAGGCAACTGGACCCACTCCTTCTACTTCTCAAACCCAGAAGGGTAAAGGCACCTTCACCGATGACCTGCACCAACTGGTGGATAACTGGGCCAGAGACGCCATCAGCCTCTCCCACTGCAAGAGAGGACCTAAAACTGGAGCACAGGCTGCACAGGCACATGAT ATAATTCCCCCAGCCAACATGGGTCGTAAATTCTCAGCTCCAGGTTACCTCTGCCCCTCGCTTCCCACGCCTTCTAACGCCACATCCACCACCACTACCCACCTCCCCACCCCAGCCAATCCCTCTGTCGCTCTGGGGCCCCGCAAAGGTTCCCTGGGCCCAGTTGCTCCGGGGTTCGGATATTCCTCGGCCCAGTACAGTGCTCCCCAGTGGGCAGGACCCACAGGCACATGCCAGGTCAGCATGCTTAATCCTGCGCAGCCGCTCACACAGTACCAGCCGCCTACGACAGCCCCAGTGACCACAATGCACCAAGGCTACCACATGGGAACCACACCAGCACCCCCGAAAACAGTCAGCCATGGAGGGTCCAACCTTAGGCCGACGTAG